In Afipia sp. GAS231, a single window of DNA contains:
- a CDS encoding aminotransferase class III-fold pyridoxal phosphate-dependent enzyme, translating to MDSPLSILSLSAVAIAGAAVTFPKLQARLALSRAKHRSLTGHSKMSKMVARLVPHYEFDIGEFFRSDGAPADVAAQRQDAFFRLAGLYQARYAKGRQMTAEAAEHISDLQFTETYRVPFQYSRLVREHLSASAFVQSSSGVTVTDVDGNVSYDLTGSYGVNIFGNDFYKECIEASEKRAHALGPVLGPYHPVITDNVRRLCEISGLEEVSFHMSGTEAVMQAVRLARYHTKRTHLVRFAGAYHGWWGDVQPGVGNPVSPHETYTLADMSERTLHVLRTRKDIACVLVNPLQALHPNANAPGDSALVDSSRKGSFDRAAYGNWLKQLREVCTERGIVLIFDEVFVGFRLAAGGAQEYFGVRADMVTYGKSLAGGLPVGVVCGRKELMRRFRDDRPADVCFARGTFNSHPYVMTAMDEFLSRLASPNFNSIYNGLDETWNKRAAVLNEKLTAANLPVRVSNISSIWMVQYTEPSRYNWMLQYYLRAEGLALSWVGTGRLIFSLNYTDADFSEVADRFVAASEKMKRDGWWWHDASQTNKTIKRRILREILNKRFGRV from the coding sequence ATGGATTCGCCCCTTTCGATTCTGTCGCTGTCCGCCGTTGCGATTGCCGGCGCCGCGGTGACTTTCCCTAAATTGCAGGCGCGGCTGGCGCTGTCGCGGGCCAAACACCGCTCGCTGACCGGACATTCCAAAATGTCCAAAATGGTCGCGCGGCTGGTGCCGCACTATGAGTTCGATATCGGCGAGTTCTTCCGCTCCGACGGCGCGCCGGCCGATGTCGCCGCGCAGCGCCAGGACGCGTTCTTCCGGCTCGCCGGCCTCTACCAGGCGCGTTACGCCAAGGGCCGGCAGATGACGGCGGAGGCGGCCGAACACATCTCCGACCTGCAGTTCACCGAAACCTACCGGGTGCCGTTCCAGTACAGCCGGCTGGTGCGCGAACATCTTTCCGCCAGCGCCTTCGTGCAGTCCTCGTCCGGCGTCACCGTCACCGACGTCGACGGCAACGTCTCCTACGACCTGACCGGCTCCTACGGCGTCAACATTTTTGGTAACGACTTCTACAAGGAATGCATCGAGGCGTCCGAAAAGCGCGCCCACGCGCTCGGCCCGGTGCTCGGCCCCTACCATCCCGTCATCACCGACAATGTGCGGCGGCTGTGCGAGATTTCCGGGCTTGAAGAAGTCTCGTTCCACATGTCCGGCACCGAAGCCGTGATGCAGGCGGTTCGGCTGGCGCGCTACCACACCAAACGGACGCACCTGGTTCGCTTCGCCGGCGCCTATCACGGCTGGTGGGGCGACGTGCAGCCCGGCGTCGGCAACCCCGTTTCGCCGCACGAGACCTATACCCTGGCCGACATGTCGGAGCGGACGTTGCATGTGCTCCGCACCCGTAAAGACATCGCCTGCGTGCTGGTCAATCCGCTGCAGGCGCTGCATCCGAACGCCAACGCGCCCGGCGATTCCGCCCTGGTCGACAGTTCGCGCAAGGGTTCGTTCGACCGCGCCGCCTATGGCAACTGGCTGAAGCAGCTGCGCGAAGTCTGCACCGAGCGTGGCATCGTCTTGATCTTCGACGAGGTGTTCGTCGGCTTCCGGCTCGCTGCCGGTGGTGCCCAGGAATACTTTGGCGTTCGCGCCGACATGGTCACCTACGGCAAGAGCCTTGCCGGCGGACTTCCCGTCGGCGTGGTCTGCGGCCGCAAGGAATTGATGCGGCGGTTTCGCGACGATCGTCCCGCCGACGTCTGCTTTGCCCGCGGCACTTTCAATTCGCATCCCTACGTCATGACGGCGATGGACGAATTCCTGAGCCGGCTCGCCAGCCCGAATTTCAATTCGATCTACAATGGGCTCGACGAGACCTGGAACAAGCGCGCCGCCGTCCTGAACGAAAAGCTGACCGCCGCGAATCTTCCCGTGCGCGTCAGCAACATCTCGTCGATCTGGATGGTGCAATATACCGAACCTTCGCGTTACAACTGGATGCTTCAATATTACCTGCGCGCCGAGGGCCTGGCGTTGAGCTGGGTCGGCACCGGCCGTCTGATCTTCAGCCTCAACTACACCGACGCCGATTTCAGCGAAGTCGCCGACCGTTTCGTCGCTGCGTCCGAGAAGATGAAGCGCGACGGCTGGTGGTGGCACGATGCGTCGCAGACCAACAAGACCATCAAACGCAGGATTCTGCGGGAGATCCTGAACAAGCGGTTTGGGCGAGTTTGA
- a CDS encoding methyltransferase domain-containing protein, whose product MAEIIKLDGTQSLDFDRETVEQAYDRWAPVYDLVFGGVFKKGRTAAIQATNKMGGRVLEVGVGTGISLPQYAPHLRIFGTDISEAMLQKAKKRVTELGLKNVEGLAVMDAEKLEFPDNSFDVVMAQYVVTAVPNPEKALDEFARVLRPGGELIILTRVSADAGMRRFIETRLQPVVRPLGFRTAEFSWSRYAQWLSGARGIELAERRLIPPLGHFSLVRFRKIEPTAAVA is encoded by the coding sequence ATGGCAGAAATCATCAAGCTTGACGGCACGCAGTCGCTGGACTTCGACCGAGAGACGGTCGAGCAAGCCTACGACCGCTGGGCGCCGGTGTATGATCTCGTGTTCGGCGGCGTGTTCAAGAAAGGCCGCACGGCTGCGATCCAGGCCACCAACAAGATGGGCGGCCGGGTACTGGAAGTCGGCGTCGGCACCGGCATCTCGTTGCCGCAATATGCGCCGCACCTGCGCATCTTCGGCACCGATATTTCGGAAGCGATGCTGCAGAAGGCCAAGAAGCGCGTCACCGAACTTGGCCTCAAGAACGTCGAGGGCCTCGCGGTGATGGACGCCGAGAAGCTCGAATTCCCCGACAATTCGTTCGACGTCGTGATGGCGCAATATGTCGTCACCGCGGTGCCGAACCCGGAAAAGGCGCTCGACGAATTCGCCCGCGTGCTGCGGCCCGGCGGCGAGCTCATCATCCTGACCCGTGTCAGCGCCGATGCCGGCATGCGCCGCTTCATCGAGACGCGGCTGCAGCCGGTGGTTCGCCCGCTCGGCTTCCGCACCGCCGAGTTCTCCTGGTCGCGCTATGCGCAGTGGCTGTCGGGCGCGCGCGGCATCGAACTCGCCGAGCGCCGCCTGATTCCGCCGCTCGGCCATTTCTCGCTGGTGCGTTTCCGCAAAATCGAGCCGACCGCCGCCGTCGCGTAA
- a CDS encoding glycosyltransferase family 1 protein, which translates to MRILIATDAWHPQVNGVVRTLTSLARSAATLDADISFLTPDGFPSVGVPTYPGLRMALPNRGEIARRIEQAAPEAIHIATEGPIGWAVRGYCRRNKLAFTTSYTTRFPEYVEVRTMIPASVGYALLRHFHSAASTIMVATASLRQELAERGFRRLGSWGRGVDTELFNPDSPAKLDLPRPIFMTMGRVAVEKNLEAFLSLDLPGTKVVIGDGPQRAQLAQKYPDAVFLGEKKGADLTAHLAAADVFVFPSLTDTFGVVQLEALACGTPVAAFPVTGPKDVIADHPIGALDNDLRSACLRALTMSRETCRHFALERSWENSARQFIGNLAALQPSRVPRPARKAVARSAVQG; encoded by the coding sequence ATGCGGATATTGATTGCGACCGACGCCTGGCACCCGCAGGTGAATGGCGTCGTACGGACGCTGACATCGCTGGCGCGCAGCGCGGCGACGCTGGACGCCGACATCAGCTTCCTCACGCCGGACGGGTTTCCTTCCGTCGGAGTTCCGACCTATCCGGGATTGCGGATGGCGTTGCCGAACCGGGGCGAGATCGCGCGCCGGATCGAGCAGGCAGCACCCGAAGCCATTCACATCGCGACCGAGGGACCGATCGGTTGGGCCGTGCGCGGCTATTGCCGCCGCAACAAGCTCGCCTTCACCACGTCCTACACGACGCGGTTTCCGGAATATGTCGAAGTCCGCACCATGATTCCGGCCAGTGTCGGCTACGCGCTGCTGCGGCATTTTCACTCAGCCGCCTCGACGATCATGGTCGCAACCGCTTCGCTGCGGCAGGAACTGGCCGAGCGCGGCTTTCGCAGGCTCGGCTCCTGGGGGCGCGGCGTCGACACCGAACTGTTCAATCCGGACAGTCCCGCGAAGCTCGACCTGCCGCGGCCGATCTTCATGACGATGGGCCGGGTCGCGGTCGAAAAGAATCTCGAAGCATTTCTTTCGCTGGATCTGCCTGGAACCAAAGTCGTGATCGGCGATGGACCGCAGCGGGCACAACTCGCGCAGAAATATCCGGATGCGGTATTTCTCGGCGAGAAAAAGGGCGCCGACCTGACCGCGCATCTCGCTGCGGCCGATGTCTTCGTGTTTCCGAGTCTCACCGACACCTTCGGCGTGGTGCAGCTCGAGGCACTGGCCTGCGGCACGCCGGTGGCGGCGTTCCCGGTCACCGGCCCCAAGGACGTCATTGCCGATCATCCGATCGGTGCGCTGGACAATGATCTGCGCAGCGCCTGTCTGCGCGCGCTGACGATGTCGCGCGAGACCTGCCGCCATTTCGCGCTGGAGCGCTCCTGGGAAAACAGCGCCCGGCAATTCATCGGCAATCTGGCCGCGCTGCAGCCGAGCCGCGTGCCGCGGCCCGCGCGCAAGGCCGTCGCGCGCAGCGCCGTTCAGGGTTGA
- a CDS encoding TAXI family TRAP transporter solute-binding subunit, which yields MSDLNDNPAPPRPRKKRKSYALLILAVGMLAFGVAAGTLYYALRPVTLRIAVGPSGSEDQKLIQLLAQTFARDGNAIRLSPITTEGATESIALFAAGKAELAVARGDLNLPANAESVAILRKNVVVLWSAPGLPGKNGKKQTAVKVKSLDELAGHKVGVIGRTQANVTLLRVILTSSGLNPDKVTISQFGTNQIAEMAKDPTIDAFMAVGPLNSKITADAITATAAARGEPKFLPIDVSEAIAQKHPLYESEEIAGSIFSSSPARPEDKVETVSVNHLIVAAKSVSETSIAGFARQLFTDRQQLARESPSAAHIEKPDTDKDAALPAHAGAAAYIDGTERTFLEKYTDYIWGAILFLSGLGSAGAWLQHYWKRDEREKYTEHRDNLLDLITRVRKAETPEELADMQTAADGMLREALNCYDDGTIEESDLSVIGLALEQFHHAVADRRAAIGTGTADMPRVRARQS from the coding sequence ATGTCAGACCTGAACGATAATCCGGCGCCGCCCCGCCCGCGAAAGAAGCGGAAGAGCTATGCGCTCTTGATCCTCGCTGTAGGGATGCTGGCGTTCGGCGTCGCCGCCGGCACGCTCTATTACGCGCTGCGTCCGGTCACGCTGCGGATCGCGGTCGGTCCCTCAGGCAGCGAGGACCAGAAGCTGATCCAGTTGCTGGCACAGACCTTCGCGCGCGACGGCAACGCGATCCGGCTGTCGCCGATCACGACCGAGGGAGCGACCGAAAGCATCGCGCTGTTTGCAGCCGGCAAGGCCGAGCTCGCGGTCGCGCGGGGCGATCTGAATTTGCCGGCGAACGCCGAGTCCGTCGCCATCCTGCGCAAGAACGTCGTGGTGTTGTGGTCGGCGCCGGGACTTCCGGGCAAGAACGGCAAGAAGCAGACGGCGGTCAAGGTCAAGAGTCTCGACGAACTCGCCGGCCACAAGGTCGGCGTGATCGGACGAACCCAGGCCAACGTCACGCTGCTGCGCGTGATCCTGACCTCGTCCGGCCTCAATCCGGACAAGGTAACGATCAGCCAGTTCGGCACCAACCAGATTGCCGAGATGGCGAAGGATCCCACGATCGACGCCTTCATGGCGGTCGGCCCGCTCAACAGCAAGATCACCGCGGACGCGATCACGGCAACGGCTGCGGCGCGTGGCGAACCGAAATTCCTGCCGATCGACGTTTCCGAAGCGATCGCGCAAAAACATCCGCTCTATGAGTCCGAGGAAATCGCCGGCAGCATCTTCTCCTCCTCGCCGGCGCGGCCCGAAGACAAGGTCGAGACCGTCAGCGTCAACCATCTGATCGTCGCCGCGAAATCGGTATCGGAAACCTCGATCGCAGGCTTCGCCCGGCAACTGTTCACGGATCGCCAGCAGCTGGCGCGAGAATCACCGAGCGCCGCCCATATCGAGAAGCCGGACACCGACAAGGACGCGGCACTGCCCGCGCATGCGGGAGCCGCGGCCTATATCGACGGCACCGAGCGAACGTTTCTGGAAAAATATACCGACTACATCTGGGGCGCGATCCTGTTCCTGTCGGGCCTCGGCTCGGCCGGCGCCTGGCTGCAGCACTACTGGAAGCGCGACGAGCGCGAGAAGTACACTGAACATCGCGACAATCTGCTCGATCTGATTACCAGGGTGCGCAAGGCCGAAACGCCCGAAGAACTGGCCGACATGCAGACCGCGGCCGACGGCATGTTGCGCGAGGCGCTCAACTGCTACGACGACGGCACGATCGAGGAAAGCGACTTGTCGGTGATCGGGCTCGCGCTCGAACAATTCCATCACGCCGTCGCCGACCGCCGCGCCGCGATCGGCACGGGAACAGCCGACATGCCGCGGGTCCGCGCCCGCCAGAGCTAG
- a CDS encoding L,D-transpeptidase encodes MFNSFRMNTRVAAFALGALALGTAAFSTSAAAAPLPLFPFFLQPPTEAAPPPVAVAPQDEERSATSELPARLKRQVVSYPTREAPGTVIIDTPNTYLYYVLGNGQAIRYGIGVGREGFTWSGTQTITKKAEWPDWTPPPEMIARQPYLPRHMAGGPGNPLGARAMYLGGTIYRIHGTNAPETIGTHVSSGCLRLTNEDVSDLYSRVNVGTKVIVKPMTDRRADLGTAIR; translated from the coding sequence ATGTTCAATTCATTCAGGATGAATACCCGCGTCGCTGCCTTCGCTTTGGGAGCGCTGGCGCTCGGCACCGCCGCATTTTCCACGTCCGCCGCCGCGGCTCCGCTGCCGCTGTTTCCGTTCTTCCTGCAGCCGCCGACCGAAGCGGCCCCGCCGCCGGTCGCCGTTGCGCCGCAGGATGAAGAGCGCTCCGCCACGTCAGAGTTGCCGGCGCGCCTGAAGCGCCAGGTCGTGAGCTACCCGACCCGCGAAGCCCCCGGCACCGTCATCATCGATACCCCGAACACCTATCTCTATTATGTACTCGGTAACGGCCAGGCGATCCGCTACGGCATCGGCGTCGGCCGCGAAGGTTTCACCTGGTCCGGCACGCAGACGATCACCAAGAAGGCGGAATGGCCGGATTGGACCCCGCCCCCGGAAATGATCGCCCGCCAGCCCTATCTGCCGCGCCACATGGCCGGCGGCCCCGGCAACCCGCTCGGCGCCCGCGCGATGTATCTCGGCGGCACCATCTATCGCATCCACGGCACCAACGCGCCGGAGACGATCGGCACCCATGTTTCCTCCGGCTGCCTGCGCCTCACCAATGAAGACGTCTCCGACCTCTATTCGCGGGTCAACGTCGGCACCAAGGTGATCGTGAAGCCGATGACCGATCGCCGCGCCGATCTCGGCACCGCCATCCGCTAA
- a CDS encoding peptidyl-alpha-hydroxyglycine alpha-amidating lyase family protein, which produces MQITAPPLPYVAVAESFKLPPGANFHGTSGIAFNSKGHIFVIHRGPMPLMEFDPDGNFIRGFGDGMFERSHGLRIDAQDNIWATDVRSNMVYKFASSGRLEMVLGVKGHTGEWHPFGHLRLFDEPNEAVVGPTGDIYVLQGHGKGESRVLKFDSDGTFLATWGGKGKGPGQFDLPHSLVFDAQGLLHIADRNNARIQVFDADGNYIRESAHPGAPCGLFMGADQHIWLAHGHAGHVMKLDLNGNVVGVIEGGGQGKTTGKYGEAHYIAVSPRDEIFVADTLNWRIQKYVRK; this is translated from the coding sequence ATGCAAATCACAGCTCCGCCGCTTCCCTACGTCGCCGTTGCCGAATCGTTCAAGCTGCCGCCGGGCGCGAACTTTCACGGCACCTCGGGCATCGCCTTCAATTCCAAGGGCCACATCTTCGTCATCCATCGCGGGCCGATGCCGCTGATGGAGTTCGATCCGGACGGAAATTTCATCCGCGGCTTCGGCGACGGCATGTTCGAGCGCTCGCACGGCCTGCGGATCGACGCGCAGGACAACATCTGGGCCACCGACGTCCGCTCGAACATGGTCTACAAGTTCGCTTCCTCGGGGCGGCTTGAAATGGTGCTCGGCGTCAAGGGCCATACCGGCGAATGGCATCCGTTCGGACATTTGCGGCTGTTCGACGAGCCGAACGAAGCTGTGGTCGGGCCGACCGGCGACATCTACGTGCTGCAGGGCCACGGCAAGGGCGAGTCGCGCGTGCTGAAGTTCGACAGTGACGGCACCTTCCTCGCAACCTGGGGCGGCAAGGGCAAGGGGCCGGGCCAGTTCGACCTGCCGCATTCGCTGGTGTTCGACGCGCAGGGGCTGCTCCATATCGCCGACCGCAACAACGCCCGGATCCAGGTGTTCGACGCCGACGGCAACTACATCCGCGAGTCCGCGCATCCCGGCGCGCCCTGCGGGCTGTTCATGGGCGCCGATCAGCACATCTGGCTGGCGCACGGTCACGCCGGCCACGTCATGAAGCTCGACCTCAACGGCAACGTGGTCGGGGTGATCGAGGGCGGCGGACAGGGCAAGACGACAGGCAAATACGGCGAGGCGCACTACATCGCGGTGTCGCCGCGCGACGAGATTTTTGTCGCCGACACCCTGAACTGGCGCATCCAGAAGTATGTGCGGAAATAG
- a CDS encoding GcrA family cell cycle regulator yields MVQCDRRARPTEVPFNRNVLTSRWQISSLCANEPLGMLTMLTWTDRLDAKLLKLKKDGLSFAEIAEKMGITRNMALGRFQRISGVVFPSQLERRRMRAAAAKLKKDTQLRKETEIVKKMKAAIAAGTDKGKAMKQAHLAGATYVTIGAVFGISHVRAYQIANGR; encoded by the coding sequence ATGGTGCAATGCGACCGCCGGGCGCGCCCGACGGAGGTGCCATTCAACAGGAACGTATTGACATCTCGCTGGCAAATCAGCTCTCTGTGCGCCAACGAACCACTTGGGATGCTGACAATGCTGACGTGGACTGATCGGCTCGATGCCAAACTGCTGAAGTTGAAAAAGGACGGACTTTCGTTCGCCGAGATCGCCGAGAAAATGGGGATCACGCGCAACATGGCGCTTGGGCGGTTTCAGCGCATCAGCGGCGTGGTTTTCCCGTCTCAGCTCGAGCGTCGCCGAATGAGGGCCGCAGCCGCCAAGCTCAAGAAAGACACCCAACTCCGCAAGGAGACGGAGATTGTCAAGAAGATGAAAGCCGCGATTGCTGCCGGCACAGACAAGGGCAAGGCGATGAAGCAGGCTCACCTTGCCGGCGCTACCTATGTGACCATCGGCGCCGTCTTCGGGATATCGCATGTGCGGGCCTACCAGATCGCGAACGGGCGCTAG
- a CDS encoding ketopantoate reductase family protein, whose product MGRKIAIVGAGAVGGYAGAHMVQAGEDVTFIDPWPEHVEHMKKHGLRVTHAMNVPEFTVPVRALHVTDAQQLAKEAPVDIAFVCMKSYDTAWATMMIQQYLAPAGYVVSLQNCMNEEAIAGVVGWGKTLGCVASSITVNLPEPGHIHRGAGKHGAAHTVFRAGEVHGRITPRAEEICRLVGTADSAKVTSNLWGERWSKLVANAMQNGLSACTGLPGGEMLANEPIRRFSTRLGSEAIRVGQAHGYQLEEVLHIEPETIARAGEGDDAAMRACDEQRFKDSKKTAAGQRPSMGQDMQKGRRTEIEFLNGFIVGEGKKVGVATNANAVLTDIVLRVERGELKADPKHITELRLN is encoded by the coding sequence ATGGGTCGGAAAATAGCGATTGTTGGAGCGGGTGCGGTCGGTGGCTATGCCGGCGCCCATATGGTGCAGGCCGGCGAGGACGTCACCTTCATCGATCCGTGGCCCGAGCATGTCGAGCACATGAAGAAGCACGGCCTGCGCGTCACCCACGCCATGAATGTCCCGGAATTCACGGTTCCCGTCCGCGCGCTGCACGTCACCGACGCGCAGCAGCTCGCCAAGGAAGCGCCGGTCGATATCGCCTTTGTCTGCATGAAGTCCTACGACACCGCCTGGGCCACCATGATGATCCAGCAGTATCTGGCGCCAGCCGGCTATGTCGTGTCGCTGCAGAACTGCATGAACGAGGAGGCCATCGCCGGCGTCGTCGGCTGGGGCAAGACGCTCGGCTGTGTCGCCAGCAGCATCACCGTCAACCTGCCGGAGCCCGGCCACATCCACCGCGGCGCCGGCAAGCATGGCGCGGCGCACACGGTATTTCGCGCCGGCGAAGTGCACGGCCGCATCACGCCGCGGGCGGAGGAAATCTGCCGTCTGGTCGGCACCGCCGACAGCGCCAAGGTCACCAGCAACCTGTGGGGCGAGCGCTGGTCCAAGCTTGTGGCCAACGCCATGCAAAACGGCCTCTCCGCCTGCACCGGCCTGCCCGGCGGGGAGATGCTGGCGAACGAGCCGATCCGCCGCTTCTCGACCCGGCTCGGCAGCGAAGCGATTCGCGTCGGCCAGGCGCATGGCTATCAACTGGAAGAGGTCCTGCACATCGAGCCCGAGACCATCGCGCGCGCCGGCGAAGGCGACGATGCGGCGATGCGCGCCTGCGACGAACAGCGCTTCAAGGACTCGAAGAAGACCGCCGCCGGGCAGCGCCCGTCGATGGGTCAGGACATGCAGAAGGGCCGCCGCACCGAGATCGAATTCCTCAACGGTTTTATCGTTGGTGAAGGCAAGAAGGTCGGCGTCGCCACCAACGCCAACGCCGTCCTGACCGACATCGTGCTGCGCGTCGAACGCGGCGAGTTGAAAGCCGATCCGAAGCACATCACCGAGTTGCGCTTGAACTGA
- a CDS encoding sorbosone dehydrogenase family protein: protein MTMSSIMARFVALVGGLALQWRKLQGDAPAPAWGTAPVVPEAKPQGALPTLKMPSARGWSEGQKPVAAPGLKVNAFATNLQHPRWINVMPNGDVLVAESNQIAGKPRTVFHYAMQATMRRARALGDSANRITLFRDPDGDGVAEVRKTFMEGLSQPFGMALVGDTFYVGNTDGVVAFPYAAGADNITASGKKLVSFKPAGHWTRSLLPSPDGKKLYAGVGSLSNIAEMGMAVEEGRAAIYELDLAAGSNRIFAGGLRNAVGMAWEPHTGVLWTVVNERDGLGDETPPDYLTSVRDGGFYGWPYCYWGQTVDDRVPQDAAMVAKAITPDYALGGHTASLGLCWVPAGTLPGFPDGMAIGQHGSWNRSTLSGYRLVFVPFENGKPSGPARDILSGFLAPDEKESYGRPVGVVIGPDGRSLLMADDVGDVIWRVTGA, encoded by the coding sequence ATGACCATGTCCAGCATTATGGCGCGTTTCGTCGCGCTGGTCGGCGGCCTCGCGCTGCAGTGGCGGAAGCTGCAGGGCGACGCGCCTGCGCCTGCCTGGGGCACCGCGCCGGTAGTGCCGGAAGCAAAGCCGCAAGGCGCGCTGCCGACGCTGAAGATGCCGTCGGCCAGGGGCTGGAGCGAGGGCCAGAAGCCGGTGGCGGCGCCCGGGCTCAAGGTCAACGCGTTCGCGACCAACCTGCAGCATCCGCGCTGGATCAACGTGATGCCGAACGGCGACGTGCTCGTCGCCGAGTCGAACCAGATCGCCGGAAAGCCCAGAACCGTATTCCACTATGCGATGCAGGCGACGATGCGGCGTGCCCGCGCGCTCGGCGACAGCGCCAACCGCATCACGCTGTTCCGTGATCCGGATGGCGACGGCGTCGCCGAAGTCCGCAAAACCTTCATGGAAGGGCTGAGCCAGCCGTTCGGCATGGCGCTGGTCGGCGACACCTTCTATGTCGGCAATACCGACGGCGTGGTGGCCTTCCCCTACGCGGCCGGTGCGGACAACATCACTGCATCAGGAAAGAAGCTCGTCAGCTTCAAGCCCGCAGGTCACTGGACGCGGAGCCTGCTGCCGAGCCCCGACGGCAAGAAGCTCTATGCCGGCGTCGGCTCGCTCAGCAATATCGCCGAGATGGGCATGGCGGTCGAGGAAGGCCGCGCGGCGATCTATGAGCTCGATCTCGCTGCGGGCTCGAACCGCATCTTCGCCGGCGGCCTCCGTAACGCCGTGGGCATGGCCTGGGAACCGCACACCGGTGTGCTCTGGACCGTGGTCAACGAACGCGACGGTCTCGGCGATGAGACGCCGCCGGACTATCTGACGTCGGTGCGCGACGGCGGCTTCTACGGCTGGCCCTATTGCTACTGGGGCCAGACGGTCGACGACCGCGTGCCGCAGGATGCCGCCATGGTCGCCAAGGCGATCACGCCGGACTATGCGCTGGGCGGCCACACCGCCTCGCTCGGCCTGTGCTGGGTACCGGCGGGCACGCTGCCGGGCTTTCCCGACGGCATGGCGATCGGCCAGCACGGCTCCTGGAATCGCAGCACGCTGAGCGGCTACAGACTGGTGTTTGTGCCGTTCGAAAACGGAAAGCCGTCCGGGCCGGCACGCGACATTCTCTCCGGCTTCCTCGCGCCGGACGAAAAGGAATCCTACGGCCGGCCGGTCGGAGTGGTGATCGGCCCCGACGGCCGCTCGCTGCTGATGGCGGACGACGTCGGCGACGTGATCTGGCGGGTGACGGGCGCTTAG